A genomic window from Candidatus Aegiribacteria sp. includes:
- a CDS encoding CotH kinase family protein — MFHRILITFSMLSALFHGKAFADFNPPSHPLFDGDAVHEIHLNFYAEDWWQLLMENYPEKTYLEASFDWEDTHLESIGVRFKGGSSFTNNPTMKKSFKLDFDVFIEDQELFGLTKINLNCNFHDPSFVRERSCYEICNSAYLPTVRSNFVALYINDIYWGLYTVVEQYNSDFIEDHFGSGEDGNLWKGDEHGSLEYLGEDQGFYYTEYELKTNEEENDWSPLIGLTYDLNSTPFEYLPDTLSTIMDLNTALALLAVDNLTVNLDSYAGRCGNYYLYQRDRDDLFVFSNWDLNEAWGIYNSWGLSISELQTLDPFWLSPSPSEYRPLGAVLWVFEEYESVYTGHIQRLMTGVAHQDTLVSRMEELRDLIRYWVYAEQPPMRLFTPEEFEDAMTVDIPIGPGHYVPALETFIRNRHDYLAGVLGTWNPVEGLLLNELMAKNDTTISDNYGEYDDWIEITNTGMDNINLSGFFLTDNMAEPFKFAFPDTIIQPGDHFIIWADDDPEQGSMHADFKLDSDGEEVYLLDSAVVIDEVTFPELDADKSYGLWPDGTGEWEILSIATPGETNEGGTGMTRPSTSCTVEDLQILLQNPIASTGVVTLQGNEGYAKLDVFDLSGRLVDSPFEGYLCSTESFSWDVTSLSTGIYFLRLSQDENMVIRRITVMR, encoded by the coding sequence ATGTTTCATAGAATTCTGATCACCTTCAGCATGCTCTCTGCCCTTTTTCACGGCAAAGCATTCGCGGATTTTAATCCTCCATCTCATCCGCTGTTCGACGGCGATGCCGTACATGAAATTCATCTTAATTTCTATGCGGAAGACTGGTGGCAACTGCTCATGGAGAATTATCCGGAAAAAACATATCTGGAAGCATCATTTGACTGGGAGGATACCCACTTAGAATCGATTGGGGTCCGCTTCAAGGGAGGTTCCAGCTTTACAAACAATCCGACAATGAAGAAATCATTCAAACTGGATTTCGATGTGTTTATTGAAGATCAGGAGCTTTTCGGGCTAACGAAAATCAATCTGAACTGCAATTTCCATGATCCGAGCTTCGTCAGGGAACGAAGCTGCTATGAGATCTGCAACTCAGCATACCTGCCAACAGTGAGAAGTAATTTTGTAGCTCTGTACATCAACGACATCTACTGGGGCCTTTATACGGTCGTAGAGCAGTACAACAGTGATTTCATAGAAGATCATTTCGGCTCCGGCGAGGATGGCAATCTCTGGAAGGGTGACGAACACGGTTCTCTCGAATATCTTGGGGAAGACCAGGGGTTCTACTACACGGAATACGAACTGAAAACAAATGAAGAGGAGAACGACTGGAGCCCTCTTATCGGTCTGACGTACGATCTGAACAGCACCCCCTTCGAATACCTTCCTGATACTCTCTCAACGATAATGGATCTGAATACTGCGCTGGCTCTTCTGGCAGTCGACAATCTGACTGTGAATCTGGACAGCTATGCAGGGCGCTGCGGTAATTACTACCTCTATCAGCGGGATCGGGATGACCTCTTCGTCTTCAGCAACTGGGACCTTAATGAAGCATGGGGCATCTATAATTCCTGGGGACTCTCGATAAGCGAACTGCAGACTCTTGATCCCTTCTGGCTTTCCCCTTCTCCCTCCGAATACAGGCCACTCGGCGCAGTTCTCTGGGTTTTTGAGGAATACGAATCCGTATACACCGGACACATTCAACGGTTGATGACCGGTGTTGCTCATCAGGATACACTCGTTTCCAGGATGGAAGAACTCCGTGATCTGATAAGGTATTGGGTCTATGCAGAACAGCCGCCTATGAGACTTTTCACCCCTGAGGAGTTCGAAGATGCAATGACAGTCGACATACCGATCGGTCCGGGGCACTATGTACCCGCTCTGGAAACATTCATCAGGAACCGGCACGATTACCTTGCTGGCGTTCTGGGAACCTGGAACCCTGTGGAAGGGCTCCTGCTCAATGAACTGATGGCGAAGAACGATACAACCATATCAGATAATTACGGTGAGTACGACGACTGGATCGAGATAACAAACACCGGTATGGATAATATCAACCTTTCAGGTTTCTTTCTTACCGACAATATGGCGGAACCCTTCAAATTCGCTTTCCCTGATACGATCATACAACCTGGGGATCACTTCATTATCTGGGCCGACGACGATCCTGAACAGGGCAGCATGCACGCTGATTTCAAACTTGATTCTGATGGAGAAGAAGTCTACCTTCTAGATTCCGCAGTCGTTATCGATGAAGTAACCTTCCCCGAACTCGATGCGGATAAAAGCTACGGACTCTGGCCGGATGGCACAGGCGAATGGGAAATACTCTCTATCGCCACTCCCGGTGAAACAAATGAAGGAGGCACTGGAATGACCCGGCCATCAACCAGCTGCACCGTTGAAGACCTTCAGATACTTCTGCAAAATCCTATTGCTTCCACTGGGGTGGTAACCCTACAGGGTAATGAAGGATATGCAAAACTTGATGTATTCGACTTGAGCGGCAGGCTCGTGGACTCTCCCTTTGAAGGATACCTCTGCAGCACTGAATCCTTTTCCTGGGATGTAACCTCCCTGTCCACCGGCATATATTTCCTGCGTCTCAGCCAGGATGAGAACATGGTTATCAGAAGGATAACCGTTATGCGGTAA